The genomic region AGTTGTTTGTTGAGTTCTTaacgaggctcttaatggttcagacatcttgctacttcatcatttaatggttcagactgtttgtttcgcgagcagatgtctgaatgattcagacatttgcttctgaatggttaagcattataccgagtctgaatggttaatCATTATaccgagtctgaatggttaaaacctcttatctgaattggtcagacatttgtctctgaatggttaaaaattatattagctcttaatggttcagatctcttactaaTTCAGCACTTTcccattcagaagttgtcaaacagccccttaaGATATATCTTCCAAAATACGGAgatttaataaaatgttttattggttaactttaatatttttttttatgtgtaAGCAGTTTTTTGTCACATTGAAGAAGTAGATGGTTATTTACAAAATTATTGTGACACTAAGTATCCTCAATACCCGTGTACCCCTAACAAGGGTTACTATGGGAGAGGTCCTCTCCAACTGACATGGAATTACAACTATGGTCAAGCTGGTAACGCTCTCAAATTTGACGGGCTCAACAATCCAGAAATTGTGGCGACCGATCCACTCATCTCTTTTCGGGCCGCCTTATACTATTGGATGAACAATGTCCACTCGGTCATACTTTCTGGTAAAGGGTTTGGAGCTACTATTCAAGCAATCAATGGTGTCAAGGAATGTAATGGTGCCGATTCAAATAGTGTAAATTCTCGAGTCCAGTACTACACGCGATATTGTAGTCAACTTAGCATTGCACCGGGCGATAACCTTCAATGTTAGATGGGCATTGAGATCAAACTTTATATTCATATTTGTATACCATTGTTGTTCAAATTAATCATCTGTATTTGTATACTATAAATGCGAAATAGACAATGATCTATATGCATGTACCTCTATAGTATTATACATATCATGTGTGTTACACAATTAATATTAATAGAAATAAATCAAAAGTGCTGTGTTGTTACGAGTGCTCAAAGTTGATAACGatttatatgtgtatatatatataataatgaaGGGGAtgtttcaaatgaaaaccacttttattgtgaaaactcgaaaactaactaaaaaaagcctaaaaacacaccaaattttttttttgtctatttttttataaaaatcgcaggtttttatatatataaaaaaactttttttcaaaaaaaaaattgtattacacatgtgttaTACTACacgtgtatgtgtactacacatgtgtagtattatacatgtgcactacaaataatttttttttttttttgaaaaattttttttatatacataaacctgcgaaaattggtatgcaaaaaaaaaaaattggtatgtttttttggcttttttaattagttttcgagttttcacaataactagtggttttcatttgaactttTCCCTAATAATGAAAATGTTTATTTTTAACTTAATTCATGAATATTAACTATTCGATGCCAATTTTTTGATGGGTTTCAAATATTGTCCATTGTTACTGAGAGAGTGGTTTTTGTATTATAAAAATTGGTTGTGAGTGAGGGAGACataaaaggtaatgataaaattataaagaaatattatttaattgaaagaagagagaaaatgaagttgtttttagtgtaattatatgGTATATTTGATAGACGGGATGTGAATACTCTAAGGTTGGGTAATTTTCGGTTTAAACCAACCAACAAGAAAACCAAACAAGGACGGAATCTAAACTTTCCCAAAATGAATATGGCACTCCGCTAATCGGTTTACAGTCTAGGATAATGCCGGTTTTCCTGTTAAACTTGTAGACCGGAGGAAAACTAGACCAAACTCTTCCCTGAAGTTGTTCACAAATGCAATGCATGTAGATTGTGATGTTGGGACCATGTTTGGTGTGTTAGACTTTTTTCTTAAatacaacccccccccccccccccctcctttTATACCAGGGTGTTCAATATTTGACTGCAAGCTGATAAAACCAAAAATCAAATCGAATCAAAATCGCTTAAAACCATTTAAACTAGGGGTGGTAGATCCATTTACGCTTTAGATAAGTTAGACAAAAGAACTAAAAAATATGATGAATAATTGAACAAATCAATCGAATGTAAGTCGTCTAAATTATAATCAATGCATATAATTAAAACAGATTATTATTGTGAATGTATACTTTTTATAATAATACTTAATATAATAACTGCTGATAGAGAAAGGACAATGCTTCAGGCCCATATAGTCCGATCTTACACGTTTCAATAGGTTCTAGAAAATGGTACTAGTTTACAACCAAACGCatttaaacttgttttttttCTAAATCAGAGATTTGACGACGACTTGTGCTGAGTTGACTATAAAAGTATACCCAAGAAATAATCCAAACTTTTTTAATTTGGcggataataatcccaactcagttatttgccgataataatccgaactggtccatttttggccgataatagtccgccgttaaaaatagcttaacggagttaagta from Helianthus annuus cultivar XRQ/B chromosome 10, HanXRQr2.0-SUNRISE, whole genome shotgun sequence harbors:
- the LOC110886260 gene encoding endochitinase EP3, giving the protein MKTYGILIVAGLIFAGILNSAAQNCGCTPDLCCSKDGYCGNSEAYCGAGCQEGPCSRSPTNNVDVGSIVTDAFFNGITEQARGDCQGRGFYTRATFLQAIGYYPEFGRVGSEEDSRREIAAFFAHVTHETGFFCHIEEVDGYLQNYCDTKYPQYPCTPNKGYYGRGPLQLTWNYNYGQAGNALKFDGLNNPEIVATDPLISFRAALYYWMNNVHSVILSGKGFGATIQAINGVKECNGADSNSVNSRVQYYTRYCSQLSIAPGDNLQC